GCGCTCCACTCATGACCAACTAGTTCTGAGTGGGGATGCCTACAGACTGATAATGGTATATGAGCTAGACAGTGCATAAATGGACCAACAGCCTAGCATGCCCAGTTAAGACAATTGACAGGAATTTAATACAGCATAGCAGAACATGACCAGTTCTTTCAGTACTTTTTTTGGGCATTCTGGAAAATCTTAATGCCAACTAAAAAACAAGCCTATAGCAAAGTAACATCTTGGATTGTCAAACATTTTACCATGAAGAACAACAAGAACACAGAAGTACAAAGGACTGCTGTCTGCTAGCTAGTCTTAAACAAAATATTGCAGAGAAGAATCAGAAGATGCAGTATTTTTAGCTTCAAGCGCTTAGGTTACAAAATGTATGCCAATGAGATCAATCTTCCTTTGTTTCGTCACTCAGCCTTTACGGGATTTAGCATCTCTGGTTTTTCCACTATGTCCCCGGTAAGTACGAGTAGGCGCAAATTCTCCCAATTTGTGACCCACCATACGCTCCATGATATGAATAGGCAAATGTTCCCTTCCATTGTGAACAGCGATGGTATGGCCGACCATTGTGGGTATAATGGTAGATGCCCGGGACCAAGTTACTACCGTTTCTTTTTTCCCCTtcatgttgagattgtgaattcttTTAAACAATTTGTAAGCAACAAAGGGAATTTTCGGTACTGACGAAGTCTCGCTGTTTTGCTTCGAGCCCAGGTtgttctttgatttcttctttctccAATTCAAACCAGAATCAGATGCAGCAGAACTCGTATCAGTCGATTGATTTGAGCCAGTTGTAGAGTACTTTCTTAGAGTCTCCCACAATATGTTACTTTCTTCACTTGGCACTACCACATTGATAAAAGCCTCCGCTTCGTCGATCTTTCCCAATGTTCCAAGAAGCTCAACAATGATTACATAGTGTTCCAATAGAGGAGTAATCCCATAATCCTTCTCCATTGATTCCAAATATGTTATTCCTTCTGCCAATGCTCCTATGCTTTGGCAACCAAGCAAAACTCCTGTAAAAGTTAACTCATCCGGCTCAAACCCACTTTTCTTCATCTCATCAAACACGCTAAAAACCTCTTCAGCTCTCCCACTTTCAGCAAAAACTCATAATCACATTATTCCAAGAATCCAAATTTCGTTCAGGCATTTCCTCAAGCACTCTAAGAGCATCATCAACACTACCCAATACACTAAACATTTCAAGTAACTCCACAAAGACAACATTACTTATActagattttcttgaagaacccaTAACGTAATCAAAGATTCGTCTTCCAGATGCTAATGAATCAGATACAACACATGCTTGAATGATTGATATTAAGCTATCATTGTCTAAACACTCACCCTATCATCGATAACATCGATGATTCTTCCCTCTTCCCAAACTTCAGTGGAATCATCATCACTGTGAGTATCCGGATGGTGTGATTCTGTGTTAGAGGCTTTAGGAACCAAACCAAGTAAATCTCTCTTGTAATTAGCTTGCAATTCTCTCTTAAAACCAGGGAAAACACAATAAACTGagtgaaacttcaacctattgaATAAACACGGGACGTTATTGTTAGGAAACTGGGTTAGATTTTTATAAGTTGAGATGCAGAAATTTGTAGATCTAGGTGATATTTTAGCAGTATGTTGCATCATCATTGCTTAAACTAAGAAATGGAGAAAGAGtatgattgaattttttttcaatgTAAATCGGTTTTGGTTAGACTGTTATCTAAAGAGTCTTTGGGGTTCAGAGTCGACTTGGGGTGGCCTTGTCCCGTGGGAGGACAAATATATACTGTCAAAATCGGGGGCTTATATCGGCCGCCCAAAATTTCTTAAGAAATGACTGAAAGCAAGAAGAAGTACAACATAGTATAAGAAAAAATGCAACCAAATAGAGAAGGGTTGTATGCTCATTCTTCAGCTTTTATCATTTTTTGGTCAGTAGTTACTCCAATCTGTCTCACGCATAGCCTTTTTGGTGGGTTCCCTTCACATTCAGGGCTCTTTTGTTCGGTCTTGATAGTATTGAGTTAACGTAATATACAAGTACTTGTTATGTATAACTTGTAGAGTTTGGAGTTCCTAAGATACAAGAAATCTATTGAAAGGAAACTCTACAACTTATACATAACA
This is a stretch of genomic DNA from Papaver somniferum cultivar HN1 chromosome 1, ASM357369v1, whole genome shotgun sequence. It encodes these proteins:
- the LOC113294628 gene encoding putative pentatricopeptide repeat-containing protein At5g13230, mitochondrial, producing MKKSGFEPDELTFTGVLLGCQSIGALAEGITYLESMEKDYGITPLLEHYVIIVELLGTLGKIDEAEAFINVVVPSEESNILWETLRKYSTTGSNQSTDTSSAASDSGLNWRKKKSKNNLGSKQNSETSSVPKIPFVAYKLFKRIHNLNMKGKKETVVTWSRASTIIPTMVGHTIAVHNGREHLPIHIMERMVGHKLGEFAPTRTYRGHSGKTRDAKSRKG